The following are encoded together in the Vanrija pseudolonga chromosome 7, complete sequence genome:
- the MDM31 gene encoding Mitochondrial distribution and morphology protein 31, with protein MQAVRPAAHVLARGLLPLRAASSIAAAARPRIASRAVARLQVDRHLNTLAYWGLVTRRPPPPSTTPSSRPAIPRAFPRQQRANSTLPPNEPPTPSATKQPCPNCDPPTPPAMPPAPRPPPGHVQDYIPFIRNLIHRSDTLQQKAHHRPTKEDLLAATSHWWQRFWIRVKWFTIRGWRRFNTDDLSAFFSWFLVGNTLWILLGTTTFISAVFATLNSLSMQEYVARWISDYLTSQAGVTVIFESAIVPRWGASTIAFKNVYVSRRPQDKETEKAKATTAKPPDAVAFPSSSVPVDTYVDVPRAAPADNFTMFDINFDEIEVTLDLRRWIDGKGLVKDAKCKGVRGVIDRRCVWWDTTKKLVPADFRHATYPGDFELESFQVEDFLVTVYQPGGQRPYNVSIFNARFGPFRKRWLFYDMLSAEAMTGQYDNCLFSLHMPQKLGRTKVPENSEVKRMARFRIDGLPIEHAQYASGNEGPMSWILSGKLDAVLDIKFPSHPDDDAVDVKAIIDQIATNVTTIATSGQHPDDATGDDEVHERAAAQIADTIAAAESSSPTSLLPGQHRLSQPALRAPEPSREQEDRRQLTIDIDLRFRDLKAAVPVFTSDLSVTNNALIRPIVAFINANRTLMPIHAQVHADLTDFVGSWTLFETGLMSSISEQIYAALAYHVSSEAANSKRLKQVSFWGIQRGAEVLLDTIKVVVDPLQGQTATAMAAG; from the exons ATGCAGGCCGTGCGGCCGGCCGCCCACGTTCTCgcccgcggcctcctccctctgcgcgcggcgtcgtccatCGCAGCGGCCGCGCGGCCTCGGATAGCATCGCGTGCAGTGGCGAGGCTGCAGGTGGATCGACATCTCAACACCTTGGCATACTGGGGACTGGTGACGAGaagaccaccaccgccatcgACGACACCATCGTCGCGTCCGGCGATTCCCCGCGCCTTccctcgccagcagcgggCCAACTCCACCCTCCCGCCCAACGAGCCACCAACACCATCAGCAACAAAGCAGCCATGCCCTAACTGCGAccctccgacgccgccagcgatgccgccagcacctcggccgcccccGGGCCACGTGCAGGACTACATCCCATTCATCCGAAACCTTATCCACCGCTCCGACACGCTTCAGCAAAAGGCGCACCACAGACCCACTAAAGAAGACCTCCTCGCTGCGACGTCGCACTGGTGGCAGCGCTTCTGGATCCGTGTCAAGTGGTTCACTATTCGTGGATGGCGCAGGTTCAACACGGATGACTTGAGCGCGTTCTTTTCCTGGTTCTTGGTTGGGAATA CCCTATGGATTCTGCTCGGCACGACTACGTTTATCTCGGCTGTGTTCGCGACGCTCAACTCTCTCTCGATGCAGGAATACGTCGCGCGCTGGATTTCAGACTACCTCACCTCACAGGCTGGAGTCACCGTCAT TTTCGAGTCCGCAATTGTACCTCGCTGGGGTGCCTCGACCATCGCGTTCAAGAACGTGTACGTGTCTCGCCGGCCCCAGGACAAGGAGAcggagaaggccaaggccacgacggccaagccgcccgacgcggtcgcgttcccctcgtcgtctgtcCCAGTCGACACGTACGTCGATGTGCCGCGGGCGGCTCCGGCCGACAACTTTACAATGTTTGACATCAACTTTGACGAGATTGAAGTCACGCTGGACCTGAGGCGATGGATCGACGGCAAGGGACTGGTCAAGGACGCAAAGTGCAAAGGTGTCCGTGGTGTGATCGACCGTCGTTGCGTCTGGTGGGACACGACCAAGAAGCTCGTGCCAGCAGACTTCCGTCACGCCACGTACCCTGGTGACTTTGAGCTCGAGTCGTTCCAGGTCGAGGACTTCCTTGTGACGGTGTACCAGCCCGGCGGCCAGAGGCCTTACAACGTATCGATCTTCAACGCGCGCTTTGGTCCATTCCGCAAGCGCTGGCTCTTTTACGATATGctcagcgccgaggcgatgaCAGGGCAGTACGACAACTGCTTGTTCTCGCTCCACATGCCGCAGAAGCTGGGCCGGACCAAGGTCCCCGAGAACAGCGAGGTCAAGCGCATGGCCCGTTTCCGCATCGACGGCTTGCCGATCGAGCACGCGCAGTATGCGTCTGGTAACGAAGGCCCAATGTCGTGGATCCTCTCAGGAAAGCTTGACGCAGTTCTCGACATCAAGTTCCCTTCTCatcccgacgacgacgctgtgGACGTCAAGGCGATCATCGACCAGATCGCCACCAATGTCACAACCATTGCGACTTCTGGCCAGCACCCAGACGATGCgacaggcgacgacgaggtgcacgAGCGTGCCGCTGCGCAAATCGCGGACACgattgctgctgccgagtCGAGCAGCCCAACATCGTTACTTCCCGGGCAGCACAGATTATCCCAACCTGCACTGAGAGCGCCCGAGCCGTCAAGAGAACAGGAGGACCGGCGGCAGCTCACAATAGACATCGACCTGCGTTTCCGTGACCTCAAGGCCGCGGTACCCGTGTTCACGTCCGACCTGAGCGTCACCAACAATGCGCTCATCCGCCCAATTGTGGCCTTTATCAACGCCAACCGGACCCTCATGCCCATCCACGCGCAGGTTCACGCCGACCTGACCGACTTTGTCGGCTCATGGACCCTGTTTGAAACGGGCCTCATGTCGAGCATCTCGGAGCAGATCTATGCCGCACTGGCATATCACGTCTCTTCAGAAGCTGCCAACTCGAAGCGTCTCAAGCAGGTCAGCTTCTGGGGCATCCAGCGTGGCGCCGAAGTGCTGCTGGATACAATCAAGGTTGTTGTCGATCCGCTCCAAGGCCagaccgcgaccgcgatGGCCGCGGGCTAG
- the NMD3 gene encoding 60S ribosomal export protein NMD3: MEYEPDAAGLESYILCADCGTVISSANGAGLCVGCLRNSVDITEGIPKEAVINFCRGCERFLSPPTTWVACQPESRELMAICLKKIAKPLLKVRLIDASFIWTEPHSRRIKLKVTIQKEVLAHTVLQQTFVLTLTVQTGQCPQCTRLAAKNTWKASVQVRQKVTHKRTFLFLEQLILKHNAHKDTTSINEKRDGLDFFYTERNMAIKMVEFLAGVVPVRVKGSEQLISQDTHSGTANYKFTYSVEIVPVCKDDLVAIPKSLARSWGNISPLTICSRVGNSMHLLDPVTLQQTDVTAPVYWRQPFDPLASVSDLTEFIVLDIEPVGVQRGKYVLADAQITRAHGSGHRADDDGMGDDGIYTVRTHLGAILQPGDTVLGYDLTHTNFNSEAFEAIEPERIPHVILVKKTYPNRRKKAKARNWKLRSIAKEAEEGIESAGTGRGAVGRRGGVDQKNVERDYELFLRDLEEDKEMRAAVNLYKADAEVEDEDDGDVNMGASAPGSGMRGGKRRAGATKAAAAVMDVEEEDGDEEEEEDFPEIELDELLDGFEEMGIDDEGGAAEPTHSHVA; the protein is encoded by the exons ATGGAGTACGAACCGGACGCAGCAGGCCTCGAGAGCTACATCCTCTGCGCAGACTGCGGCACCGTCATCTCCTCTGCCAACGGCGCTGGACTGT GTGTGGGATGTCTTCGCAACTCGGTCGACATCACTGAGGGCATCCCCAAGGAGGCCGTCATCAACTTCTGCCGTGGCTGCGAGCGCTTCctctcgccgcccaccacctGGGTCGCGTGCCAGCCCGAGTCGCGCGAACTGATGG CCATCTGTCTCAAGAAGATTGCCAAGCCCCTGCTCAAGGTCCGACTCATTGACGCCTCGTTCATCTGGACAGAGCCCCACTCGCGCCGTATCAAGCTCAAGGTCACCATCCAGAAGGAGGTGCTCGCCCACACGGTGCTCCAGCAGACCTTTGTCCTCACCCTCACTGTTCAGACCGGACAATGCCCGCAGTGTACTCGTCTCGCGGCCAAGAACACTTGGAAGGCCAGCGTGCAGGTCCGCCAGAAGGTCACTCACAAGAGGACCTTCCTGTTCCTTGAGCAGCTGATCCTCAAGCACAACGCGCACAA GGACACTACGTCGATCAACGAGAAGCGCGATGGCCTCGACTTCTTCTACACTGAGCGCAACATGGCCATCAAGATGGTCGAGTTCCTGGCTGGTGTCGTCCCCGTCCGCGTCAAGGGCTCTGAGCAGCTCATCTCGCAGGACACGCACTCGGGAACAGCCAACTACAAGTTCACCTACTCGGTTGAGATTGTGCCTGTCTGCAaggacgaccttgtcgccatcCCCAAGTCTCTTGCCCGCTCGTGGGGCAACATTTCGCCCTTGACAATCTGCTCGCGTGTCGGAAACTCGATGCACCTGCTCGACCCCGTCACCCTGCAGCAGACCGACGTCACTGCCCCCGTCTACTGGCGCCAGCCATTCGACCCTCTCGCCTCGGTTTCCGACCTGACTGAGTTTATCGTCCTCGACATTGAGCCCGTCGGTGTCCAGCGTGGCAAGTACGTGCTCGCGGACGCCCAGATCACCCGTGCGCACGGCTCGGGCCACCgggcagacgacgacggcatgggcgacgacggcattTACACTGTGCGCACACACCTCGGTGCCATTCTTCAGCCTGGCGACACGGTTCTCGGCTACGACCTGACGCACACCAACTTCAACTCTGAGGCGTTCGAGGCGATCGAGCCTGAGAGGATACCCCACGTGATTCTCGTCAAGAAGACGTACCCCAACCGccgcaagaaggccaaggcaaGGAACTGGAAGCTGCGTTCGatcgccaaggaggccgaggagggtaTCGAGTCTGCCGGCACTGGACGCGGAGCGGTCGgtcgccgtggtggtgtggaCCAGAAGaacgtcgagcgcgactaCGAGCTCTTCCTCCGCGACCtggaggaggacaaggagatGCGTGCCGCCGTCAACCTGTACAaggcggacgccgaggtcgaggacgaggacgatggcgacgtcaacatgggcgcgagcgcaccTGGATCCGGCatgcgcggcggcaagcggaGGGCAGGCGCgaccaaggccgccgcggcggtcatggacgtcgaggaggaggacggcgacgaggaagaggaggaggacttCCCGGAGattgagctcgacgagctgcttgacGGCTTCGAGGAGATGGGTattgacgacgagggcggtgCCGCTGAGCCGACGCACTCGCACGTGGCCTAG
- the fnx1_1 gene encoding Multidrug resistance protein fnx1: protein MPSPSPPPAYGASERTPLLAGSGPKPRRESIAAYATGLPDTAETPVVESSGSKHYNLAGLSPTDFWILCISMWWCSFLSAFDGTIVATLLGPISSSFLASNNASWLGTSYLLSVCCFTPIYGRLCNIIGRQASMLVALFFFSVGNIMCAVAPSMQFLIAARAIAGIGGGGLTSVGSTIMSDLVPITHRGIFQGYGNIMFGLGSGLGAPLGGIISDRLGWRWAFYFQIPLLILAASMVYLKVTYTVSSPSSSGTSTPARRETAWEKLARIDWLGSLFMAGFLGAGLLAVSLRTSSTSEDGSELYAWSDPLIVGLFSASAVLLVVFLFVELRVAKEPVLPVELLTRRTPVAIAINNFVISFLTFALMYSVPLYFTAVRLMSSEDAGAHLIPNSVLGSLGSLGTGFIVRATGRYYWLTFFCGSCSIVATLLLSSWSLDTSEWLMWTSFGPQAFSMGSVTTLTIVGLIADVGRDHVAVATSLSYVFRTTGQVLGVALSGALTQAVLQRELATRITGPNADKVISAIRQSSEHIRTLPPDLQLAARTSYLNALHAVFFSGIAFSVVGVLATCFMREVPMGAVAKVPESESDEDEEV, encoded by the exons AtgccgtcgccatcaccacccccGGCATACGGCGCAAGCgagcgcacgccgctgctcgctggctcCGGGCCCAAGCCGCGGCGCGAGAGCATCGCGGCGTACGCTACGGGCCTGCCGGATACCGCCGAGACGCCTGTCGTTgagagcagcggcagcaagCATTACAACCTCGCTGGGCTGAGCCCGACCGACTTCTGGATCCTC TGTATCTCGATGTGGTGGTGCTCGTTCCTCAGCGCATTCGACGGCACGATTG TCGCGACCCTCCTCGGgcccatctcgtcgtcgttcctcGCGTCGAACAACGCTAGCTGGCTCGGCACGTCATA CCTCCTCTCAGTGTGCTGCTTCACGCCAATCTACGGCCGCCTGTGCAACATTATCGGGCGGCAGGCGAGcatgctcgtcgcgctcttcttcttctcggtAGGCAACATCAtgtgcgccgtcgcgccgtcgatGCAGTTCCTCATCGCGGCGCGTGCGATCGCGGgtatcggcggcgggggtctCACCTCCGTCGGCTCGACAATCATGAGCGACCTCGTGCCGATCACGCACCGCGGCATATTCCAGGGGTACGGCAACATCATGTTCGGGCTGGGGAGCGG cctcggcgcacCCCTCGGAGGCATCATATCCGACCGTctcggctggcgctgggcatTCTACTTCCAGATCCCGCTGCTCATCCTCGCAGCAAGCATGGTCTACCTCAAAGTGACGTACACTGTGTCCAGCCCCTCGTCCAGCGGGACGAGCACGCCTGCGCGCAGAGAAACGGCATGGGAGAAGCTCGCGCGCATCGACTGGCTTGGGTCGCTCTTCATGGCTGGCTTCCTTGGTGCCGGGCTGCTCGCGGTTTCGCTGcgcacgagcagcacgagcgagGACGGGAGCGAGCTGTATGCGTGGTCTGACCCGCTCATTGTCGGCCTGTTCTCTGCCAGCGCGGTGCTCCTGGTCGTGTTCTTGTttgtcgagctgcgcgtcgccAAGGAGCCTGTCCTGCCCGTCGAGCTGTTGACGCGCCGCACGCCCGTCGCGATCGCAATCAACAACTTTGTCATCTCGTTCCTCACGTTCGCTCTG ATGTACTCGGTCCCGCTGTACTTCACCGCTGTCCGCCTCATGTCCTCTgaggacgccggcgcgcacctcATCCCCAACAGTGTGCTCGGGTCCCTCGGGTCCCTTGGCACCGGGTTCATCGTGCGCGCGACAGGGCGATACTACTGGCTCACGTTCTTCTGCGGGTCATGCAGCATCGTCGCGACGCTCCTGCTCTCCTCGTGGAGCCTCGACACGAGCGAGTGGCTCATGTGGACGAGCTTTGGACCACAGGCCTTCTCCATGGGCTCGGTGACGACGCTCACGATCGTCGGGCtcatcgccgacgtcgggcgGGATCATGTCGCCGTGGCTACGAGCT TGTCATACGTGTTCCGCACCACTGGCCAagtgctcggcgtcgccctctCCGGCGCGCTCACCCAGGCGGTCctccagcgcgagctcgcgacCCGCATCACGGGCCCGAACGCAGACAAGGTCATCTCGGCGATCCGCCAGAGCTCAGAGCACATCCGGACGCTCCCGCCCGACCTCCAGCTCGCAGCGCGCACGTCGTACCTCAACGCCCTGCACGCGGTGTTTTTCTCCGGCATCGCGttcagcgtcgtcggcgtgctcgccacGTGCTTTATGCGCGAGGTGCCGATGGGGGCCGTGGCGAAGGTGCCtgagagcgagagcgacgaggatgaggaggtgTAA
- the hxnY gene encoding 2-oxoglutarate-Fe(II) type oxidoreductase hxnY gives MSALAELSQKLKSTDFDTIPVIDMTDARHPELEKRKALANQIRDACLNEGFFYVKNSGVDEKVVDATYAQSKAFFKLPAEVKKTIDISKSDNFRGYMGLLTENNDPANKGDYHEAFNLGLDPSLRPDAAQTDSDDAKLRHGGNLWPAEKDWSQAPEFKSTALDYYKEVLELGEKLFPLFALALDLPETFFDDKIRNPAAIMRLLFYPALSEDDADELMPGIGAHTDFECFTILRQDDVQALQVSNREGKWIDAKCIPNTFVINIGDQFARWTNDIFVSTRHRVLPARARDRYSIPFFFGCDHDVVMHPIPTCVSADRPNKYEVMTAGDYVHMRLSDIYAAGVAKKDEA, from the exons ATGTCTGCCCTTGCCGAGTTGTCCCAGAAGCTCAAGTCGACCGACTTTGACACGATCCCCGTCAT CGACATGACGGACGCGCGCCATCCCGAGCTtgagaagcgcaaggcgctTGCCAATCAGATCCGGGACGCGTGCTTGAACGAGGGCTTCTTCTACG TGAAGAACTCTGGCGTGGACGagaaggtcgtcgacgcgaccTACGCCCAGTCCAAGGCCTTCTTCAAGCtccccgccgaggtcaagaagaCT ATCGACATCTCCAAGTCGGACAACTTCCGCGGATACATGGGCCTCCTGACCGAGAACAACGACCC CGCAAACAAGGGCGACTACCACGAGGCGttcaacctcggcctcgacccctCGCTGCGCCCCGACGCGGCCCAgaccgactcggacgacgccaagctgcgcCACGGCGGCAACCTCTGGCCTGCGGAGAAGGACTGGTCGCAGGCGCCCGAGTTT AAGTCGACCGCCCTCGACTACTACAAGGAGgtgcttgagctcggcgagaaGCTCTTCCCGCtgttcgcgctcgcgctggacCTCCCTGAGACCTTCTTCGACGACAAG ATCCGTAACCCCGCCGCTATCATGCGCCTGCTCTTCTACCCCGCCCTCtcagaggacgacgccgacgagctgatGCCGGGTATTGGT GCCCACACCGACTTTGAGTGCTTCACCATCCTGCGCCAGGACGACGTGCAGGCGCTCCAGGTGTCGAACCGCGAGGGCAAGTGGATCGACGCCAAGTGCATTCCCAACACGTTCGTCATCAACATTGGCGACCAGTTTGCGCGCTGGACCAACGACATCTTCGTGAGCACGCGCCACCGtgtgctgcctgcccgcgcgcgcgaccgctACTCGATCCCCTTCTTTTTCGGGTGCGACCACGACGTCGTGATGCACCCCATCCCGACCTGCGTCTCGGCGGACAGGCCGAACAAGTACGAGGTCATGACGGCCGGCGACTATGTGCACATGCGCCTGAGCGACATCTAcgccgcgggcgtcgcgaagaaggacgaggcgtAG